The Limanda limanda chromosome 20, fLimLim1.1, whole genome shotgun sequence genome has a segment encoding these proteins:
- the pde7a gene encoding high affinity cAMP-specific 3',5'-cyclic phosphodiesterase 7A isoform X1 — protein sequence MEVCYQLPVLPLDRPVPQHVLSRRGAISFSSSSSLFGAPDPRQLSQRRGAISYDSSDQTALYIRMLGDVRVRSQVGFEPERRGSHPYVCIDFRTLHTPLESGSTSSDSAPERRVHRLLSFQRYLHSSRLLRGIPQQIPLHLLDEDYTGQARCMLGKVGTWNFDIFLFDKLTNGNGLITLTSHLLNQYGLVELFQLDMVKLWRFLVMVQEDYHSDNPYHNAVHAADVTQAMYCYMQEPKLAKSLTSYDILLGLLAAATHDLDHPGVNQPFLIKTDHYLASLYRNTSVLESHHWKSAVSLLRETGLFSHLPPEDSLSLERDLGSLILATDISRQNEYLSRFRLHLDQDNLCLSKAGHRHFLLQMGLKCADICNPCRPWALSKQWSEKVTQEFFQQGDVEKKHKLLVSPLCDREINTVGNIQIGFMTYVAEPLFAEWARFSDTRLSQTMLGHMGLNKASWSGLQQEQSSVSEEAEPSKASTSAEDAAARRGASAAATAGGTSSKELPQGNRKS from the exons agACGAGGAGCCATCTCCTATGACAGCTCTGACCAGACAGCGCTGTACATCCGTATGCTAG GAGATGTGAGAGTGAGAAGTCAGGTTGGGTTTGAACCGGAACGAAGAGGCTCCCATCCATACGTGTGCATCGACTTCCGAACTCTTCACA caccaTTGGAATCTGGCTCCACGTCGTCCGACTCTGCTCCTGAGAGGAGGGTCCACAGACTGCTCAGCTTCCAGAGGTACCTGCACTCATCCCGCCTGCTGAGAGGAATCCCCCAGCAGatccccctccacctcctcgatGAAGACTACACCGGACAGGCCAGA tgcatgctgggaaaagtCGGGACCTggaattttgacattttcctctTCGACAAGTTGACTAACG GAAACGGCCTGATCACCCTGACCTCCCACCTGCTGAACCAGTATGGCCTGGTGGAGCTCTTCCAGCTGGACATGGTCAAACTCTGGAGGTTCCTGGTCATGGTCCAGGAGGACTACCACAGCGACAACCCCTACCACAACGCTGTGCACGCTGCAGACGTCACGCAGGCCATGTACTGCTACATGCAGGAGCCCAAG CTTGCAAAGTCTCTGACCTCCTACGACATCCTGCTGGGACTGTTAGCAGCTGCCACTCATGACCTGGACCATCCTGGGGTCAATCAGCCTTTCCTCATCAAGACAGACCACTATCTAGCTTCACTCTATAGG AATACCTCGGTTCTGGAAAGCCACCACTGGAAGTCGGCAGTGAGTCTCCTCAGAGAAACTGGGCTGTTCTCCCACCTGCCTCCTGAGGACAG CCTGAGCCTGGAGAGGGACTTGGGCTCCTTAATCCTGGCcacagacatcagcagacaGAATGAGTACTTGTCCAGGTTCCGCTTGCACCTGGACCAGGACAACCTGTGCTTAAGCAAAGCCGGCCACCGAcacttcctcctgcag ATGGGTCTGAAGTGCGCAGACATCTGTAACCCCTGCAGACCCTGGGCGCTGAGCAAGCAGTGGAGTGAGAAAGTGACGCAGGAGTTCTTCCAACAAG GAGACGTTGAGAAGAAGCACAAACTTCTTGTCAGCCCACTTTGCGACAGAGAGATAAACACAGTTGGAAACATTCAAATAG gcTTCATGACGTATGTGGCGGAGCCACTGTTTGCAGAGTGGGCTCGTTTCTCCGACACACGTCTGTCTCAGACCATGCTGGGCCACATGGGGCTGAACAAGGCCAGCTGGAGCGGCCTGCAGCAGGAACAAAGCTCCGTCTCAGAGGAGGCGGAACCCAGCAAAGCCAGCACCAGTGCAGAAGACGCTGCGGCCCGACGAGGCGCCAGCGCCGCTGCGACCGCAGGAGGAACCAGCTCCAAAGAATTACCTCAGGGAAACAGAAAATCCTGA
- the pde7a gene encoding high affinity cAMP-specific 3',5'-cyclic phosphodiesterase 7A isoform X2, which translates to MEVCYQLPVLPLDRPVPQHVLSRRGAISFSSSSSLFGAPDPRQLSQRRGAISYDSSDQTALYIRMLDVRVRSQVGFEPERRGSHPYVCIDFRTLHTPLESGSTSSDSAPERRVHRLLSFQRYLHSSRLLRGIPQQIPLHLLDEDYTGQARCMLGKVGTWNFDIFLFDKLTNGNGLITLTSHLLNQYGLVELFQLDMVKLWRFLVMVQEDYHSDNPYHNAVHAADVTQAMYCYMQEPKLAKSLTSYDILLGLLAAATHDLDHPGVNQPFLIKTDHYLASLYRNTSVLESHHWKSAVSLLRETGLFSHLPPEDSLSLERDLGSLILATDISRQNEYLSRFRLHLDQDNLCLSKAGHRHFLLQMGLKCADICNPCRPWALSKQWSEKVTQEFFQQGDVEKKHKLLVSPLCDREINTVGNIQIGFMTYVAEPLFAEWARFSDTRLSQTMLGHMGLNKASWSGLQQEQSSVSEEAEPSKASTSAEDAAARRGASAAATAGGTSSKELPQGNRKS; encoded by the exons agACGAGGAGCCATCTCCTATGACAGCTCTGACCAGACAGCGCTGTACATCCGTATGCTAG ATGTGAGAGTGAGAAGTCAGGTTGGGTTTGAACCGGAACGAAGAGGCTCCCATCCATACGTGTGCATCGACTTCCGAACTCTTCACA caccaTTGGAATCTGGCTCCACGTCGTCCGACTCTGCTCCTGAGAGGAGGGTCCACAGACTGCTCAGCTTCCAGAGGTACCTGCACTCATCCCGCCTGCTGAGAGGAATCCCCCAGCAGatccccctccacctcctcgatGAAGACTACACCGGACAGGCCAGA tgcatgctgggaaaagtCGGGACCTggaattttgacattttcctctTCGACAAGTTGACTAACG GAAACGGCCTGATCACCCTGACCTCCCACCTGCTGAACCAGTATGGCCTGGTGGAGCTCTTCCAGCTGGACATGGTCAAACTCTGGAGGTTCCTGGTCATGGTCCAGGAGGACTACCACAGCGACAACCCCTACCACAACGCTGTGCACGCTGCAGACGTCACGCAGGCCATGTACTGCTACATGCAGGAGCCCAAG CTTGCAAAGTCTCTGACCTCCTACGACATCCTGCTGGGACTGTTAGCAGCTGCCACTCATGACCTGGACCATCCTGGGGTCAATCAGCCTTTCCTCATCAAGACAGACCACTATCTAGCTTCACTCTATAGG AATACCTCGGTTCTGGAAAGCCACCACTGGAAGTCGGCAGTGAGTCTCCTCAGAGAAACTGGGCTGTTCTCCCACCTGCCTCCTGAGGACAG CCTGAGCCTGGAGAGGGACTTGGGCTCCTTAATCCTGGCcacagacatcagcagacaGAATGAGTACTTGTCCAGGTTCCGCTTGCACCTGGACCAGGACAACCTGTGCTTAAGCAAAGCCGGCCACCGAcacttcctcctgcag ATGGGTCTGAAGTGCGCAGACATCTGTAACCCCTGCAGACCCTGGGCGCTGAGCAAGCAGTGGAGTGAGAAAGTGACGCAGGAGTTCTTCCAACAAG GAGACGTTGAGAAGAAGCACAAACTTCTTGTCAGCCCACTTTGCGACAGAGAGATAAACACAGTTGGAAACATTCAAATAG gcTTCATGACGTATGTGGCGGAGCCACTGTTTGCAGAGTGGGCTCGTTTCTCCGACACACGTCTGTCTCAGACCATGCTGGGCCACATGGGGCTGAACAAGGCCAGCTGGAGCGGCCTGCAGCAGGAACAAAGCTCCGTCTCAGAGGAGGCGGAACCCAGCAAAGCCAGCACCAGTGCAGAAGACGCTGCGGCCCGACGAGGCGCCAGCGCCGCTGCGACCGCAGGAGGAACCAGCTCCAAAGAATTACCTCAGGGAAACAGAAAATCCTGA